From Ipomoea triloba cultivar NCNSP0323 chromosome 5, ASM357664v1, the proteins below share one genomic window:
- the LOC116021149 gene encoding BTB/POZ domain-containing protein At2g13690-like, which translates to MSHSTRLKSSRRRDAPPAKGRRSWCCFAEPPHSPDNPTTSAAFSHKTKSPSSISNSFPASPLSHKPSTNGVVTRTTRRILSPGRVSPIDETLAPNPPLHVHSAAEIPASPSPLRREGSNASAVTEECGAEGIFDARLSLKGSNGSVLVLELSAEALSANSLVFADLIADYRRKCRGLCRIEVPDVDNLGVFRETIELMFEEDIPRALLRMGVCRAIDVLEVSAGIKFVRGILSCLKYIEAMPWTEEEEEKLRSLFGRVKFDDVTTRDILGRLYTEDYSSNSQTLTRNIVSSITACNDANVRNELKYLVKGLLCKSSVYEKCGELNKEDIFAVCRACLGSLISLFEEATTPNPCANLAEKPKEKPLIERISNQVDNINWLLDILLEHQMAEDLVDMWTDQAELLSMHERASPMLRYELSRVSAMLFIAMGTRKVHCRSEARSGLLQAWFRPMVSDFSWLRRCKKGLDVKVLEEAMGVVLLTLPLKEQYMLFMDWFRCFSKNGTDCPNLSKAFQIWWRRSFLKGSETHAAESR; encoded by the exons ATGTCTCACTCCACGCGCCTCAAATCCAGCCGCCGGCGTGACGCGCCACCGGCCAAGGGGCGCCGCTCGTGGTGCTGCTTCGCCGAGCCGCCTCACAGCCCCGACAATCCCACTACTTCAGCTGCTTTCTCTCACAAGACCAAATCCCCATCTTCCATTTCCAATTCCTTCCCCGCCTCCCCTCTCTCTCACAAGCCCAGCACTAACGGTGTTGTTACTCGGACTACTCGCCGGATCCTTTCGCCGGGCCGGGTGTCTCCTATCGACGAAACCCTAGCTCCCAATCCGCCGCTCCACGTGCATTCCGCGGCTGAGATTCCGGCGTCGCCCTCGCCGCTCCGCCGCGAGGGCTCTAATGCGAGTGCGGTGACGGAGGAGTGCGGTGCCGAGGGAATCTTCGACGCGAGGTTGAGTCTCAAGGGGAGTAATGGGAGTGTATTGGTGCTGGAGCTCTCCGCCGAGGCTCTCTCGGCTAATAGCCTGGTATTTGCCGACTTGATTGCGGATTATCGGAGAAAGTGTAGGGGTTTGTGCCGGATTGAGGTCCCGGATGTGGATAATTTGGGGGTTTTTCGTGAGACGATTGAGCTAATGTTCGAGGAAGATATCCCTAGAGCGCTACTCAGAATGGGGGTTTGCCGCGCCATTGATGTGCTGGAG GTTTCAGCTGGCATTAAATTTGTCAGGGGAATTTTGTCATGTTTAAAGTACATAGAAGCCATGCCTTGGACtgaagaggaagaggagaaaCTGAGGAGCTTATTTGGTAGGGTCAAGTTTGATGATGTAACCACCAGAGACATTTTGGGCAGGCTGTATACTGAAGACTACTCATCAAATTCTCAAACTTTGACTAGGAATATTGTTTCGTCTATAACCGCCTGTAACGATGCCAATGTCAGAAACGAGCTCAAGTATTTAGTCAAAGGTCTCCTGTGCAAAAGCTCTGTCTATGAAAAGTGCGGTGAATTAAACAAAGAGGACATATTTGCTGTTTGCAGAGCTTGCCTTGGCTCACTGATTTCTCTATTTGAGGAGGCCACTACCCCTAATCCATGTGCAAACTTGGCTGAAAAGCCAAAAGAAAAGCCattaatcgagagaatatcaaATCAGGTTGACAACATCAATTGGCTGCTAGACATTTTGCTGGAGCACCAAATGGCGGAGGATTTGGTTGACATGTGGACAGATCAAGCCGAGTTACTGAGCATGCACGAGCGTGCTTCTCCTATGCTTAGATATGAGCTGAGCCGAGTGTCGGCAATGCTATTCATTGCAATGGGCACTAGAAAAGTGCATTGTCGGTCAGAAGCAAGGTCGGGGCTTCTTCAAGCGTGGTTCAGACCAATGGTATCGGATTTCAGTTGGTTACGAAGGTGCAAAAAGGGCCTAGACGTGAAGGTTTTGGAGGAAGCCATGGGTGTCGTTCTCCTAACTCTTCCTTTAAAGGAGCAATACATGCTGTTTATGGATTGGTTCAGATGCTTCTCCAAGAACGGTACAGATTGCCCTAACCTCAGCAAAGCCTTCCAGATTTGGTGGAGGAGATCATTCCTTAAGGGCTCCGAGACTCATGCTGCTGAATCTAGGTAA